The window GACCTCCTGACCGTTACTGGCTAGCACAACCTTCATCCCGGCGCGTTGCAGAATTAACTTGACCAGCGTCTGCATATCGGGGTCATCGTCCCCATATAGAATGGTATAAGTGTGCTCCGATTTAACTGCCAGTTGATTATGCTTTGGAGTCATTTGTTGTATCCAATCTCTTCCAGTAAATAAAACAGTAGGTTGAATGGAACTCTAACCTACTTCAACAGATGAGAAATTTTTCTATTTCCTGTAATTAAAAACGTATTAAGGTGCAATATGTTACACCAACATTCGAAGAGAATTTGTTTGGAATATTGAATTTCGATTCTTAGCTGGGGGTATCCGTCCGCTGGTGCTCAAGCCCCTGCTCAGTTGATGGAAATCCGCCCAAGCAGATTCGGAGTCGGCTTCCAGCCGACATCCATGTATTGAGCAAGGGATTGATCCCGATGCGCAATGGTGGTCAGAAGACGGCAAGGGTTGAAACCCTGCCTCAATTTATGGAAACCCTTGCGGGGCTGAAGAAGGCGAACGAGTCGGCTTATGGCCGACTTTTCTGAACTGAGGCGTGGGATGGATCCCCCCGCCGAAGTATTCTAGACCTGTGGGAGAGGATTTAAGGGTGAGCACCATCGACTTCGCGCGATCTATCCCTAACTCTAACCCCCTCCCTTATGGTGAGAATTATGCCCATTGTGAAATGGGCACGAGTGAGGTCACGCAGCGCGGCGGGCGTTCCATGCCCCATCCCCAATTCCTTATGTAAAAAGCGAATCTTGCTACCACAACCTAAAAGGTCAATACCCTCCAAGCCCTCCATACCCTAAAAAGGGAACCCCCCACGGCATCACTCCCCCAATCGTCTGGCTCTTCTCCAACGTAGCATGCACGACCAACCGTTCAAGATAATGTCCCAAATCGTTATTCCAACCTGTGCAGGTAATTAAGGTCAACATGGCTTCTTGCGTGGGCTGAACTACCGAGAAATCATCATCCTTGACCACCAGACTCTCCTGAACTCGATAAAGATAAACACCTTTTTCAGTATACAGGCGGATCTCATCCCCTTTGCGGAGCGTATCCAAATAACGGAACGGCCCATCTGCGCCGTTGCGCAGAGTCACGTGACCAGCCAGCGCGGTATTACTCCCCAAACCCGGCCAGGAGGTGCTGCCCATCCAGGCAATTTCGTTTTGTAAACCGGAGATTAGCCAGGTGAAACCATCAAAGGGAACATATTTAACGATTGCATCCAACCCTAATTTGGGAATCAGCAGGCGTGTCGGAGGGGTGTCATCCACTTCACTCGCTTTTTGATCAGAGGTTAAGGTTGGTGTCGGAACAGGATAATCCGGTAACCTGTCAGGTTGGGCATCCCACCACTCTGGTGGAGGAAATGCAACCTGGGGAGGTTGTGGAGGGATGGTATTGGTCAGGGTTGGAATCTCGTCTGTTCCTGCTGTTTGTGGAAGTGTAAAGGAATTTTTCAACCACCAGGCTGCGCCGAAAAAGAACAGGCTGGCAAGTGAAACCGCTATTCCCATCTGGCGTGCCCAGGCTGCCCAATCCGAGGCGCGGTTGCCCAGGCTAAAGGCAATGCCCAGGAAGCCAGCACCCAGCAATAAGACAGCAATCCCCAGGGCGACCCAAAAGGCGGTGGGGAGATCGAGCAGACTTTGCGCGAGAGGTGTTTGGTGGAAGAGGAGGGGAATATGATCAGCGCGAGCGATAGTTCCCTCACCCCTAACCCCTCTCCCTAAGGGCGAGTGGGAGAACAAGAGGGAGTATCCCTCACCCCTGACCCCTCTCCCTAAGGGAGAGGGGAATAGGGAAAGGTTTTTGATCGCTTGCGCTGGAGGGCCGAAGCCAGTGCCGGGCAGGGTAGAAGATCCTAGAATTCGATACTGCACCGTATTCGATGACCGCCATTGCTTTTTGCCTCCATGCTCAAACCGAAGCGTGCCAGTATTATTCAAGGTCTGCGTTGAAGAAGCAACATTATTTACTGTCATGATTATGGTGACATCTTTGAAAGAATTTGGTGATATTGTGCCTAAATCAACCGAGAACACGCGACTACTGCTGGAGTAAGAACCACTCGGTGAACTCGAATAAAAGGATAAGTAACTCGGGAATGTGTTCGTGAAAACAACATTGGTTGCCGAGACCTGCGGATGGTAGTTGTAGATGCGAAAACTAAAGGTGAAGCGCTCATTAATTTTCGCCTCTGTGGGAGAGACACTGCTCTGTTGGATGGCAAGGTTGGGTGTAAAGGAGATATCTGTTGCCTGTTTGTTGGCTCTGGTGGTCGCATCTTCGTTGTAGCGCACACGAATCACATTATCGATTTGATTCGTGCCACTGCTTAAGGGATCATTGACCCTCACCCTTATCGAGAGGGTGAGTCGTCCCGTGGGTGTTAAAGCAAAGGTGTTTCCCAATGTCCAGGTATAGATTCGGTTATTTGATACCCAAGAAGGAGAGAGTTTCCCTGCAGCATCTCGTAGGGTATAGGTAAGAAAGGTCAACTGGCTATCTAGAACATCGCTGATAATGATATTCGTTGCAGAGATGGTTCCATCATTGATTATTGGAACTGTATACGTAATCGTTTCTGAGGGAACAATGTGCGTATTGTTATCAGATTTCAATAGACTCAATTCCGCAATAGGTTGTAAGATAATATCTTGTGAAACCCGATTGTTAGCAGGTATTACAAATGAAACGGAATTGGAGCGATAACCGGTCTTGGAAGCAAATAGGGTCGCATTACCTGCTGCGATCGGCTGTGATGTGGAGTTTGTGAAGGTGAAATTGCCACTAGCATCTGCAGATATTGTGTATTGATGACTGGAGCTATCGGTTAATCTCACAGAGGCGCCTCCAATCGGCACACCGCTCGGTCGTTTCACCTTGCCAATCACACAGGTATTCTGGATGTTGAATTTTACGGTGGAGGTATTGTTGCTGAGATCTGGATCAACCAGGTCAGACATAAGCCCTCTGGCTGTGTTCTCCCATTCCCCACCACAAGCATCCGTTTTTATCGTTGCCGTGATGACCAGCTGCCGAGTTTCATCTTTTGCAAGATTTCCAATAGACCAAACCCCATTCACGTATTGACCGGTTGGTTTTGAACCGTTTAAAGTCAAGGCACTTGGCAAAGTATCTGTCACCTTAACACCCGTCGCATCATTCGGGCCAAGATTTTTGACCGTAAGCGTAAACGTTATGACATTGTTGGGAGTGGTGGTGATTGGAATGACGGTTTTGGTGATTGATAAATTGGTAGTAATTGCAGTAGTGTCTGTAAAAATATTATTTGACACTACCGTATCGCTAATCGTTACCCGATTGATGACTTTTTGACTATTAGAAGGTTTTTGTTCCAACTTAACCGCAATCTTAAGCTGCGGTAATAAGTCATTTTGATTCACCGTCTGGGTTAGAGCGAATGTACAAATGACAGTATCAGAATTGGACGGATTACTACAATTCCAACCACTGCCCTTCATCCCCACATATTGAAACACAGATGGCAGGGTATCGGTTACAGTGACCGTATAAGGAGGTGAAATGGGGTTTCCCACATTCTTAACAAATATTGTATAGGTTCCGACCTCCCCCACAAAAAAGCGGCTGTCATGGGTTTTCGTAATCGAGAAGTCTACCCCACTATCCTGAGGTTGCATAAGCGGTTCTTGCGACTCAGCCCCTAGCAACGCTCCCTGTGCCAGGGCGGTTGAGCGTACAGTAAATACCAGAGCAATCAGCGCCCCAACTGCGAACAGGATGGATAAAACAAGGCGATAAAGCCAGGCAGGTGCACTGAAACGAATACTGTTTGTCATTTCTCTCATTGATCTGACTCCTTAAAGGGCAGAACGCTTGTCTTCAAAATCCGCACATCCCCAACCCGTTCGGTGATTCCTTCGGCATCCAGGTATTCGAGCAAAGCGAGGGCATACTTGCGGCTGGTCTGTAAATGGTCACGCACCTCCGCCGCGCTAACCTGCCCCTGTTGATCGATCAATTGACAGATACTCTCTACCGCCTGCTGGTAGTGCTGACGTCGAAAGACCACCTCTTCGGAGACCTGAACCAGCTCGTCGAGTTCTAGAAGTGCCTCATACAACGCTTCGCCGACTTTCATTTTACACTCTTTGGGGCTGGGAGGGGAATACGGAGCCCTTTCGAAAAGACGCATCAATTCGGCAATCTGTTCCCTTTGAGCGGGTTTAAACTGGATTCGAAAGTCAGGCAAGGCAATTGCCATTCGCTCTTCCCTTATTTTGCCCTCACCTTTTAGTCCTTCCAGAAAAGGCTGGAAGAGCGTGGGGGGTAGTTTCAGGCGGTTCTTCAATTCCTCACGGGGTATCCCCCGCCGTAATGGGTAGGTTTGGTGATATTCTTGAAGCAACCTCTGTGTCTTCGTCTGCCACTCTTTCCATCTCATTTGAGCCACCAGCGGAGCCTCGTATCGTTCCTTTCCCGACCTGCCAAAACGTCCAGCGGGGTCAATGATATGCTGGTCTCGAATCAAGGCTTCCAGGCTTTGAACCACCTCTTCCAGAGAGAAATTGGTCAGCTCAACGATCTGTGTGGTAGTCAACCAGTCATGTCGCTGGAGAAGCTTCAGGATAACCTCGCCCGAATCCCCCTTTAACAAAGCCTCTAAGCGAGCCTGCCATTCATCGCCAAAGCGTTTATAACGGCGTTGAGGAAATGGGTCTAAGATTTCACCACCGCCCAGGGTCTCAGGTGGAGAGGGACGCCGTAATATAAAGCGATCTCCTCGCACAGCTACTGTAGGTGACTGCAATTCAATCTGAAGCCAGCCTTCTTCACCCGGCAGAAGCTCTTCCAGGCCTAGAAGGCGCACCCGTCCAACCACTTCAGCGGTATAGAGAAAGAATTTGACCTGCAGGTTGTGTTTCAAGCTGGTAGTGACATCGGGTAACAATCGAAAGCGCACATCTAATCGCTGGGTAGGACGATAGCTTCCGGATTTGACCAGAACATCGCCGCGCCGAATTTGCTCAACCGCAACCCCACTCAGATTAGCAGCTGTACGGCTGCCCGGTAAGGCGATTTCCTCTTTTTTCTTATGCGTTTGCAGGCTTCGGATGCGCGTTTTCAACCCCTGCGGAAGAATCTCGCATTCCGCACCCACCTCCAACGGACTGTCCAGCAACGTCCCGGTTACAATCGTACCAAAGCCGCTCAGCGTGAAAACGCGGTCGATCGGCAGGCGTGGTCTGCCATTGTTGCCTCTCGGCGGCAGGTCGACGAGTTGTTCCTGAAGGGCAAGTTTCAAGCGCTCCAAACCCTGATGCGTCCTGGCAGAGACCGGGATAATTGGCGCATTTGCCAGGTGAGTGCCTTGCAGCACTTGTCGCACTTCATCCTGCACCAGCTCAAGCCACTCTTGATCGACGATATCAATCTTGTTTAGGGCCACCACCCCGCGCGAGATGCGCAATAAGTCCACAATCGCCAGATGCTCTCGCGTTTGAGGCATGATCCCTTCGTCGGCTGCAATGACGAGCAGAACCGCGTCGATTCCACCCACTCCAGCCAACATGTTCTCAATAAAATCACGATGACCGGGCACATCGACGATGCCGATTTCTTCGCCGTTGGGCAGGGTGAGCCAGGCAAATCCTAAATCTATGGTCATCTGACGGGCCTGCTCTTCTGCCAGCCGATCCGGGTTTATTCCACTCAAAGCTTCTACCAGGCTGGATTTCCCGTGATCGACATGTCCGGCTGTGCCAATTACCTTCACGCCCATTCTCCTAAATTATTGACGATCCTGGGTCGTGTGGTCGAATTCTGCCGCCCAGTTATAAACAGCATTAAGCAGATTTCGTAAGTTTCGTTCCAACTGAACATTCAATAGCGCAACGGCGTCCTTAACGGTTTGGAAATTTTCTTCAAGCAGGCCAATCTGGTTTATGATTTTATCAATCTGACGCACCAATTCAGAGCGGATTTCTTCTTGAACCAGGGTGTAATTCGTCCAGCGCTTCTGATCATCGCTCTTGAAGGCAACCCATTCCTGACGCAAGCGTTCTTCACCCAGCCGTTGTAACTCGGTCAATTCGCTCACCCGCCGCTCGACCTTTTGTGCCAATTCCTCGATAGCTTTTTGCGTCCGTTGCACCGTACGGTTGGTCGCATCTACGTCCTGAAATGTCTTTTCCACTTCCTTCGCTATCTCTTCAAATTGCTCGATTCTTCCCAACCATTCTTTCCAAAGGCGTTCTCTTTCGACCTGAAGGAGGGATTGCTCTTCGATAAACTTTATCTGCGCCTGCTTTATTTCACCAAAAGTGCCTTCCACCTCTGCCATGCGGCTCTCCATTCGCTTTGCCGTCACGCTGCCTAACTCAAGCTGGGCTTGCAACTCATTATACAGCTTACGGATTGCCGTGGTCTCCCCTTGCAAATCGGTGATCTTGCGCGCATCCTGGCGGCGATTGTCTTCCGATTGGCGAATCAGGCGGTTGAACTCCTCTTCTGTCCGCTCAAGTTCGGCTATCTTTTCTTCCAGTTCGGTAATCGCTCGCGAAATACGCAATTCCTCATCAATACGGGTTTGCAGGCTGCGGCGAAGTTCAGCAATCGCACTGATTTCTTTCTTGATCTCCGCAATCGAAGCCTCAAGGGTTTTGATTTCGACGCGGCGTAACTTTTCGGCTTCCTGTTCACGTCGCTGAGTTTCCTTCTCTAAGGCCTCAAGCTGTTGTTTGACCTCAACTTTAAATTTCAGCAGTGCTTCATCGGTCTGATCGATCCGTCCCCCAAGAGGTTTATAGCGACTCAATTCGGCAGATATCTCCTTGATTTGCTGATGCGCACTTTGCAAACTTTGCTCCAGACTTTTGATCTTTTCCTCGAGCGCAGCAATGGTTGCCTTATCGCGTCGGCGTTCATCATCCAACCAATCAAGTTTCTTCAATATTTGTTCCGGTTGCATCCAGGCTCCTTATTCTGAGCTTTTGGTTT is drawn from Anaerolineae bacterium and contains these coding sequences:
- a CDS encoding Selenocysteine-specific translation elongation factor — translated: MKVIGTAGHVDHGKSSLVEALSGINPDRLAEEQARQMTIDLGFAWLTLPNGEEIGIVDVPGHRDFIENMLAGVGGIDAVLLVIAADEGIMPQTREHLAIVDLLRISRGVVALNKIDIVDQEWLELVQDEVRQVLQGTHLANAPIIPVSARTHQGLERLKLALQEQLVDLPPRGNNGRPRLPIDRVFTLSGFGTIVTGTLLDSPLEVGAECEILPQGLKTRIRSLQTHKKKEEIALPGSRTAANLSGVAVEQIRRGDVLVKSGSYRPTQRLDVRFRLLPDVTTSLKHNLQVKFFLYTAEVVGRVRLLGLEELLPGEEGWLQIELQSPTVAVRGDRFILRRPSPPETLGGGEILDPFPQRRYKRFGDEWQARLEALLKGDSGEVILKLLQRHDWLTTTQIVELTNFSLEEVVQSLEALIRDQHIIDPAGRFGRSGKERYEAPLVAQMRWKEWQTKTQRLLQEYHQTYPLRRGIPREELKNRLKLPPTLFQPFLEGLKGEGKIREERMAIALPDFRIQFKPAQREQIAELMRLFERAPYSPPSPKECKMKVGEALYEALLELDELVQVSEEVVFRRQHYQQAVESICQLIDQQGQVSAAEVRDHLQTSRKYALALLEYLDAEGITERVGDVRILKTSVLPFKESDQ
- a CDS encoding Chromosome partition protein smc; this translates as MQPEQILKKLDWLDDERRRDKATIAALEEKIKSLEQSLQSAHQQIKEISAELSRYKPLGGRIDQTDEALLKFKVEVKQQLEALEKETQRREQEAEKLRRVEIKTLEASIAEIKKEISAIAELRRSLQTRIDEELRISRAITELEEKIAELERTEEEFNRLIRQSEDNRRQDARKITDLQGETTAIRKLYNELQAQLELGSVTAKRMESRMAEVEGTFGEIKQAQIKFIEEQSLLQVERERLWKEWLGRIEQFEEIAKEVEKTFQDVDATNRTVQRTQKAIEELAQKVERRVSELTELQRLGEERLRQEWVAFKSDDQKRWTNYTLVQEEIRSELVRQIDKIINQIGLLEENFQTVKDAVALLNVQLERNLRNLLNAVYNWAAEFDHTTQDRQ